The Humulus lupulus chromosome 3, drHumLupu1.1, whole genome shotgun sequence genome window below encodes:
- the LOC133825359 gene encoding uncharacterized protein LOC133825359, with protein sequence MGLTIVKFNDEATRDFVMETGIVKFDKKPVIVRPWTQDLDTIRLVRLVPLWIRLPNLGLQYWGQKCLSALVSTIGKPIMVDKVTKERSMIRYVRILVEMEISDNSLFVIYFVNERGQVQEQFVEYEWLPIKCNNCKGFSHNMVDCKKTGSKSWVKKNVTAQENDGAPTDSEVVATDTITVGSAGVPEPVKDVEGSHEKAGIEISRAAAGCSQDLVLTPDTNNKENWEVPKKTGNSRGKGKLIRTVLDKKQNAFKVLQEQGKGGTSGNLNDLKLDGLLQYT encoded by the coding sequence ATGGGGCTTACCATTGTTAAATTCAATGATGAGGCTACTAGGGATTTTGTTATGGAAACTGGCATTGTGAAATTTGACAAGAAACCAGTGATCGTGAGACCTTGGACACAAGATCTTGACACCATCAGGTTAGTTCGTTTGGTTCCTTTATGGATTAGATTGCCTAATCTAGGCCTGCAGTATTGGGGCCAGAAGTGCCTCAGTGCATTAGTCAGTACTATAGGGAAACCTATTATGGTGGATAAGGTTACTAAGGAAAGATCGATGATTAGATATGTGAGAATTCTAGTTGAAATGGAGATATCTGATAACTCGCTGTTTGTTATATATTTTGTGAATGAAAGGGGTCAAGTTCAAGAGCAGTTTGTTGAATATGAATGGCTGCCCATTAAATGCAACAACTGTAAGGGATTCAGCCACAATATGGTTGATTGCAAGAAAACTGGTTCTAAAAGTTGGGTAAAGAAGAATGTGACTGCACAGGAAAATGATGGAGCTCCTACTGACTCGGAGGTAGTTGCTACTGATACAATTACAGTAGGTTCAGCAGGAGTTCCTGAACCTGTTAAGGATGTGGAGGGGAGTCATGAAAAGGCAGGGATTGAGATTAGTAGGGCTGCTGCTGGCTGTTCTCAGGATCTGGTTTTAACACCTGACACTAATAATAAGGAGAATTGGGAAGTGCCTAAGAAAACAGGGAACTCACGAGGGAAAGGGAAGCTTATTAGAACTGTTTTAGACAAGAAACAGAATGCATTTAAGGTACTTCAGGAACAGGGGAAAGGTGGAACAAGTGGGAACTTAAATGACTTAAAATTAGATGGACTGCTCCAATATACTTAG